CCAAAGACGGAAAAAACCTTCTTCTTTTCATTGACCCGAAAAACAAAAGCAACGACACCAAAAACAATGAAACATTTGTTAATCAGCTAAATGAGATCAAAGACGGAATCAATATACAATTCAAAGGAAAAACCGAGATCAGTTATTTTGGCTCTCCGGTAATTGCCGTTGCAAATGCCCAACAGATCAAAAAAGATATTCAGAATACAGTCATTATTTCCATGACGGTGCTTTTGATCCTGCTTATTTACTATTTCAGGAATATTTTTACGCCACTCATTGTTTTTCTTCCCACCGTTTTCTCAGTTTTACTAGCGTTGTTGATTTTATATTTTATTAAAGATAAAATTTCAGCCATTTCATTAAGTGTCGGAGCCATTCTAATTGGAATCACGATCGATTATGCGCTTCATATTTTAACTCATTACAAGCATAACAACAATATTGAAGAGCTTTACAAAGAAATCACGAAGCCGATTGTTTTAAGTAGTGCCACTACAGCCGTCTCATTTTTGTGTCTGGTTTTTGTCCGTTCGGAAGCCCTGAAAGATTTGGGACTTTTTGCCGCGATAACAGTTATTCTCTCTTCGGTCACAGCTTTGATTATCGTTCCGCAATTATATAAACCAAAGAAAAAAGAACACAACTTAAACACCAATTTTATTGATAAAATCGGGTCTTATCCTTATGAAAAAAACAGACCTCTGATTATCGGATGTTCGGTGATTATTTTGGCTTGTCTTTTTGGCTTCAGGCATGTTGGTTTTAATGAAGATATTGGTGATCTCAATTATATCCCGAAAGACCTGAAGATCAGCGAGGCAAAGCTTGAAAAACTTTCTGACATCACTTCAAAATCTATTTATACGATTTCTTACGGGAATTCAGAAGGGGAAGCACTGGCAAGAAACTCTCAATTGAGTCAGTTTTTGGAAAAAGAAAAACAGGAAGGAAAAATCCTGAGTTATAACTCTCTCGGAAATATTGTCTTATCTGAAAAAGATCAACAAAAGAAGATCGAAGAGTGGAAAAAATTCTGGGACGAAAATAAGAAGCTCCAAACGGTTGCTGAGTTAATTAAAAACGGAAACCAATTTGGATTCAACAGCTCAGCCTTTGATCAGTTTAATGAAAATTTAAATAAAAACTATTCTACACTAACTTTAAAGGACTATGAAAAGGTGAAAGCCCTACAGATTTCGGAGTTCTTAAGCAATGAAAATGGGTTTTACACCGTTTCTAATGTGGTAAAAGTTGATGAAAAGAAAAGAGACATCTTCATTACAGATGTTGAAAAAAAGCACGACGCTTTAGCGATTGATCGCCAACAGATGAATGAAAACTTTTTAGGTTTATTGAAAAACGACTTCAATACATTAATCAATTATTCTCTTCTGGCGATTATTTTAACCATTATCGTCTTTTTCAGAAATTTTGAACTGACGGTCTTAACCATGTTCCCAATTGTATTAACAGGCGTTGTGACAGCAGGAATTTTGTATTTCTTAGGGTTAGAATTAAATATTTTCAGCACCGTTGTCTGCACCTTGGTGTTTGGAGTGGGCGACGATTTCAGTATTTTCCTGACACAGGCCATGCAGAAAGAGCATACGAATGGTAAAAATGAACTTCCGACGTACAGGACTTCCATTATTTTGGCAGTTTTTACAACGATTTTATCTATCGGTTCTCTAATTTTTGCAAAACATCCGGCTTTGCATTCATTAGCTTTGGTTGCATTGATCGGAATGTTCTCGGTCATCATCATTACCTCTACATTATATCCGTTTTGGTTCAGATTATTAATTACCAATAGAGCAAAAAAAGGACTTTCTCCGATTACATTTCGCTTGTTTTTAAATTCTGTGATTTCATTTTTATATTACGGATTAGGAGGCTTACTATTTTCCGCGATTGGAAGCATCTTTGTGAAAAATTCCAAGGGTAAAACATTAAATATTATTAAATTAATTCTAGCGAAGTTTTTAACTTCTGTATTATATTCCAATCCATTTGTAAAGAAAAGAGTCATTAAAAACCCAAATGAGGATTTGAGCAAACCGGCCGTTATTATTGCCAATCATACTTCATTCCTGGATACACTGGCTTTGGCGATGACAACGCACAAGATTATTTATCTGGTGAATGACTGGGTCTACAACTCTCCTATCTTCGGAAAACTGGTGAGGGCATTAGGTTTTTATCCGGTTTCGCAGGGAATAGAAAACGGGATGCATCAGCTGAAGGAAAAAATAAAACAGGGATACTCTTTGGTGGTATTCCCTGAAGCGGAGCGCTCTTATACAAACGATATCAAACGATTCCATAAAGGAGCATTTTATATTGCTGAAGAATTCGGACTGGATGTGGTTCCGGTTTATATCCACGGGAATTCTGAAGTACAGCCTAAAGGCGATTTTATCATTTTTGACGGAAGCATCACCGTAAAAATCGGGAACAGAATTCATAAAGATGATATAAGCTTCGGAAAAAATTATTCTGAAAGAACGAAAAAAATAAATGCCTACTTCAGAGAAGAGTTTACCAAGCTGAGAAATGAGCTTGAAGATGAAAATTATTTTAAGAAAAAATTGTTTTTAAGCTATCTATATAAAGATAATGAAGTTGTACAGGAAGTACAAGAGGATTTTAATCAGAACAAATCCGTTTACTTTGAACTGAATAAGCATCTTCCGAAAGAAGCGAATATTCTACATTATGCGAATGATTACGGCCAGAAAGATGTTTTATTAACCCTTCAGCAGCCAAGCCGGAAAATGTTCACCATTATTAAAGATGATGATAGAAGAGCAACTGCCGAACAGACCTATTTAGTAAAGAGAAGAAAAATTAATTATATAAAAGATACCACAGAAATCACCAAAAAAATTGATGTCCTTTTGGTTTCGGATGAGAATTTTGACATCAACACTGTTGCTCAGCTGCCTGAGATGATCATTTTTGTAAATGTTAAAGAAAATTCGTTAAATCATACAAATTTTTCTTTAAAATTCAGCTCCGAATCATTAAAAGTATTTAGTCTTAAATAATAAATATGAAAAGCATATTTTTGTAAACCCTTAATAAAAACTAATGCAAAAAAATATACTCGTTATATACTACACACAGACCGGACAGCTGGAAGACATTGTAAGGAATGTGGCGAAACCTTTTGAAGCAAAAAAGGATGAATATAACGTAACTTATTACAACATCAGGATGAAGGAAGATTTTCCTTTCCCCTGGCCGAATGATGTGTTTTTCAATACATTTCCGGAGTCTTATTTGCAGATCCCCAGTGAAATCGTTCCGCCATCGGAAGACCTACTGAATAAAAAGTATGATTTAATTCTCTTCGGATATCAGGTTTGGTATTTAACGCCTTCTATCCCGATTATTTCATTTTTGAAGAGTAGTTACGCCGCGAAGATATTCAAAGACACCCCTGTGGTGACCATTTCCGGGACTAGAAATATGTGGATGCTCTCTCAGGAAAAACTGAAAGTATATTTGAAAGATTTTAATGCCAAATTGGTTGGAAACATCGCTTTGGTAGACCGACATGACAATTACACCAGTGTGCTGACGGTAATCCGATGGATGATTGGCGGACAAAAGGAAAAATCCGGAATTTTACCCGCAGCGGGCGTTTCGGATAAAGAAATTAATGAATCCGGAAAGTTTGGCGAAATTATTGAAAGACATTTCCGCAATAATAAGTTGGGGACTTTGCAACCCGAGCTGGTAAAAAACGGAGCCGTGGAAATCCGTGCCTTCTTGGTAAGAGTGGAAAAAGTGGGAAACAAAATTTTCACCATCTGGTCCGGTCTTATCATGAAGAAAAAAGAAAAACGACCATTGCTTATCAAATTCTTTAAGGTATATTTGATGGCCGCGATATGGATTATTTCACCTATCGTATTGGTTTTACACTTATTGACAACACCTATCTTTTGGTTTAAAAGAAAGAAACAAAGAGAATATTTACAAGGAATTAATATAAAATAGAATGTACGACGTATTTATAACAAAAGCATCAAAATACCTACCCAATGAGCCGGTTTCAAATGATGAAATGGAAACGTATCTTGGTTATATAAATGACGCAAAATCTAAAGCAAAAGCACTTATTTTAAGAAATAATAAAATCACTACAAGATATTACGCTTTAGACAAAGAAGGAAACCCAACGCATACCAATGCCCAGATAACGGCAAGAGCGATCGAGGGACTTTTTGATGAAAATTTCAAAAAGGAAGATATGAAATTACTGTCTGTGGGAACCACTTCTCCGGATCAGATTCAGCCTTCACATGCTTCCATGGTTCACGGTGAATTAAATATCGGAAAATCTATTGAAATTAATACCGCAACAGGACTTTGCAACTCAGGGATGAATGCCCTGAACTACGGATTCCTTTCCATCAAAGCAGGGGTTCAGGATGCTGCCGTTTGTGCAGGATCTGAAAGAATGTCCGCATGGATGACCGCAGATAAATTCAACCACGAGGCAGAAAATTTAGTGTTGCTTGAAGAAAGACCAATCATCGCTTTCAAAAGAGAATTCCTGAGATGGATGCTTTCTGACGGAGCCGGTGCTTTTTTATTGGAAAATAAGCCAAGAGAAAATGAAACCAATTTAAAAATAGAATGGATTGATTTTTATTCTTATGCTCACGAAATCGAAGCCTGTATGTATGCAGGTTGCGAAAAGCAGGAAGACGGAAGCCTGAAATCTTGGGCAGATTACCCATCAGACGAATGGCTGAAGCAGTCTATTTTTGCCTTAAAGCAGGATACAAAAATTTTAGATAAATATATTTTAGTAAAAGGTGCTGAAAGTTTAAGATCATCTTTTGACAAACATAATCTTGATCCTGAATCTGTTGATCACGTTTTGGCTCACATTTCTTCTGGCTATTTTAAAGAAGGTCTAAAAGAAGAATTTGCCAACGTAGGATTAGATTTCCCTTGGGAAAAGTGGTATTACAACCTTTCTGAGGTTGGAAATATTGGAGCAGGTTCTATTTTTGTGGCTTTAGAAGAATTAATAAATTCCGGAAAGCTGAAAAAAGGAGAAAAAGTACTTCTTTGTGTGCCGGAAAGCGGAAGATTTGCTTATTCATGTGCTTTATTAACGGTTTGCTAATGGAAAATAAGTTACCAACATCTGACCAGAATTTTGTGGAAAGCTTAATTCCGCAAAGATTTCCTTTTGTCATGGTAAACAGTATTGCATCATATTCTGAAACGCAATTAGTTTCAGGATTTGAAGTAAAAGAGGAAAATATTTTTGTTCAGGACGGAATTTTTCAGGCTTCAGGCTTGGTAGAGCATCAGGCACAGAGCGTTGCTTTGCACACCGGTTACAAATATTATTTATTAGGAAAAGAAGCTCCCACAGGTTATATTGGTGCTATCAAAACTTTTGAAGCAATACAATTACCGAAGTTGGGAGATAAACTAACTTCTGAAGTTTCTATTATTAATGAAATGATGGGAGTAACTTTGGTTGATATTGTAACGAAGCTGAATGATGAGATTATTGCAAAATCTCAAATGAAAACAGTTGTAATGTAATTATAAAACTGAAATTAATATCCAAGTTAAACCTCATAGGTTTTCGAAACCTATGAGGTTTGTTAAGATAAAATTGAAATTTTAATGGAAATCAAGGAAGAAAATATCATCAATATTCACAACTTTTTGCCGCATCGCGAACCGATGCTCATGGCAGATTATATTCTGGAGCTTACTCCGGAAAAAGTGATTACTTCCTTCGAAATAAAAGAAGATAATGTTTTTGTTCATGATCATAAGTTTGTTGAAGCGGGCTTGGTTGAAAATTTAGCTCAAACCTGCTCATCCATTCTCGGACAAAGTTTTTTCGAAAATCCTGATGCAGATACCAAAGTGATTGGTTTTATCACCAACATTAAAAAAATCGAAATTTTTGCATTACCGGAAGTGGGCAATAAAATTATTTCAAAAGCATCTTTGATTTCTCAGTTTGAAAACATCTGTAATATCTTCTGTGAGACCTTTATTAATGACGAGTTATTGATAAGAGCTGAAATTAATTTGTTTATCCAGGAAGTAAAACCTTAACCGATGAAAAAACAGGACCTACCTCAGGACGAAAGCAATCTGAAGTCTGCCAATATGACGGAAGTTTTGTATGTGACTGATGAAAACAACAACTATACAACGGCAAACAGTATTGGTTGGGATATTAAAAAAGCGGCTTTAGATGAATCTTTAGCGCTGATTAACGAAAGAATTGAAGAAGCCAGGCAAAATGTTGCCCATCACATCGTAAGCCCGATTATTTATTTCATGGAACTGAATAAAATGGATCTACAGGTTCTTGCAGCCTATGTCGGAATGTGGCAATGGCGCGTTAAAAGACACGCAAAACCAAAAATATTTAAAACATTAAGCGATTCTGTACTGAAAAAATATGCCGAGGCTTTCGGTATTTCAGTGGATGAACTAAAAAACTTCACCGGAAAATAATTAAACCTCATAGGTTTAGCAAATTTATCCGGGATAAAAAGAGAAAGCTAGGAATGAAACTTAATTTTGAACACCATCAAACCGCGCATTGCGAAAACGGTGTTGCCTCCAATCTATTATTAAACAAAGGGTTAAAACTCAGCGAACCAATGATCTTCGGAATTGGTTCCGGGCTGTTCTTTGTATATCTCCCTTTTTTAAAAGTAAACTTTGCTCCGGGTTTCAGCTATCGTCCGATGCCGGGTGCTATTTTCAGCAAGGCAGCAAAAAGACTGGGAATTAAAATTAAAAGAGAAAAATTTTCAAATCCCGCTGAGGCTCAAAAGGCTTTGGAGAGAAATTTAGATCAAAATATCCCTACAGGTTTACAGGTTGGTGTTTTCAACCTAACCTATTTTCCTGAAGAATATAAATTCCATTTCAATGCCCACAATTTGGTGGTTTACGGAAAAGAAGACGGTAAATTCCTGATCAGCGATCCTGTGATGGATTATGTGACGACTCTTTCCGAGGCTGAACTGGAAAAAGTAAGATATGCCAAAGGCGCACTGCCTCCCAAAGGTCATATGTACTACCCTACTTACATTCCTGAGCATGTAAATTTGGAAGAAGCAATAAAAAAAGGAATTAAGGATACCTGTAAAAATATGTTGGCTCCCGTTCCGATCATTGGGGTAAAAGCCATGCGTTGGGTCGCTAAAAACATCCCGAAATGGGCCGATAAAAAAGGAACGAAAGTTACCAATCATTATTTGGGGCAGCTGATCAGAATGCAGGAAGAAATAGGAACCGGCGGTGGCGGTTTCAGGTTTATTTATGGTGCATTTTTACAGGAAGCCGCTGTGATTCTTAAAAATGATCAATTGAAAGAATTATCCAAAGAAATTACAACAATTGGAGATCTTTGGAGAGATTTTGCGGTGGATATCGCAAGGGTGTATAAAAACAGAAACTCGAAAAGTGACATTTATAATCAACTGTCAAAAACGATGCTTCATATTGCAGATCTGGAAGAAGCTTTCTATAAAAAACTGAGAAAAGCGATCTAAATGGAAAACTTAATTGAGATTAAAAATTTATATAAAAAATATAAAAGTGCAGAAGAATTTTCTGTAAATGACATCTCGCTGACTATTGAAAAAGACGAAATCTACGGAATTCTTGGTCCCAACGGAGCAGGAAAAACAACATTGATTTCCATGCTTTCAGGATTGGTAAAACCGACTTCCGGAAGCTTTAAAATCAACGGATTATCTCCTCAGAAAGATGGTTTTAAACTAAGACAGATCATTGGAATTGTTCCTCAGGAATACGCTTTATATCCAACTTTAACAGCTAAAGAAAATTTAATGTATTTCGGCAGTCTTTATGGTTTAAGTCATAAAAATTTAAAGAAAGCCATTGACGAATCTTTGGAGATCATGGGTTTATCAAAATTCGCTGACAAAAAAGTAGAACAGTTCTCAGGAGGAATGAAGCGCCGTTGCAATCTGATTGCCGGAACGCTGCACAATCCGAAAGTTTTATTTTTGGATGAACCCACGGTCGGCGTTGATGTTCAGTCTAAAAAAGCTATTATTGATTATCTTTTCGATCTAAACAAACAGGGAACCTGCATTATTTATACTTCTCACCATCTTTCGGAAGCGGAAGAATTTTGCACCAAAATTGCCATCATCGATCACGGGAAAATCCATGCAGTCGGAACCCCTGAAGAATTGGTGAACAGAGTGGCAAGTGCCGAAAACTTAGAAGATGTTTTCATTTCATTAACCGGAAAAGAATTAAGAGATGTTGTGGTATAAATTGTGGAGAAGTTTCGTTAAGGAAGTCCTATTGCTTAAAAGAGATATCGGAGGAATTGTGATTATTTTCGTGATGCCTTTATTGTTAATTGTCACGATAACGTTGATTCAGGACTCCACTTTCAGAAACCTTGAAGGCTCAAAAATTCCGATTATCTTCATCGATAAAGATCAATCTGAAATTTCAAAGAATATAAAACAGGAGCTTGAAAACAGCAAAACGTTCGAGCTGTTGACCAATTATAATGAAAAATCAGCCCAGGAAGCTGTTTTCGGAGGAGATTATCAGATGGCCATTGTCATCCCTGAAAATTTAACTAAAGATTTAAACTCAAATATAGAATCCAAGGTTCAGACCATCGTAAGCTCGTTTGGCTTGGAAGAAAATTCAGGAAAAGTTCAGATTCCGCCTGTAAAAGCTAAGGATATTCATTTATATTTTGACCCTGCAACAAATATAGGCTTCAAAAACAATGTGATGAATTCCGTGAACAAAATGGTTTTTGAGATCGAAAATAAAAAGATTTATAAAGCTTTTCAGGATCAATTGGGAACCACGGAAAATCTTGAGGAAAGTAAAAATTTAATCAGTTTTAAAGAAATTACCCCTAAAAAAGGGAAGATTGAAGCCATTCCGAATTCCGTTCAGCACAACGTTCCTGCCTGGGCATTGTTTGCCATTTTCTTTATTGTGGTGCCTTTGTCCATCAATTTAGTCAAAGAAAAAAGCCAGGGAACCAGCGTGAGGGCAAGAATCAGTCCGACACCGTATTTTATCCATATTTTAGGAAAAACATTTACGTATTTAATCATCTGTATCATTCAGTTTTTGCTAATGGTTGCAGTGGGCATCTACCTTTTCCCTTATATGGATTTACCGCAGTTTGATGTTACAGGAAAGATGTTTCCGCTTATTGTGGTGACCCTATTTTCAGGATTAGCCGCGATTGGATTCGGTGTTTTATTGGGAACCATTGCCGATACTCAGGAACAGTCTGCACCTTTTGGAGCAACTTCCGTCGTGGTTTTGGCCGCCATTGGCGGAATCTGGGTTCCGGTATTTTTAATGCCTGAATTTATGCAGAATATTGCAAAATTCTCTCCAATGAATTGGGGATTAAACGCTTATTACGACATTATTTTAAGAAACAGCGGAATCGGCGGAATTGCTAAAGAATTGACTTTCTTATTTTTATTTTATCTTGCCATGGTCGGCATCTCATTGATTTACGAAAAAAAACAGCATGCAGTCTAAAGATTTAACTTGTACAGAAGAAGTCCGCGTAAGATTCAACGAAACAGATCCCTTGGGAATTGTTTGGCATGGACATTACATCGTGTATTTTGAGGACGGCAGAGAAGCTTTCGGCAGACAGCACGGTTTGACCTATCTTGACATTCAAAAAGCGGGTTATGTTACGCCAATTGTAAAAAGCACTTGCGAACATTTTCTTCCCTT
The sequence above is a segment of the Chryseobacterium sp. MYb264 genome. Coding sequences within it:
- a CDS encoding MMPL family transporter; the protein is MHRFFIFLYYLIARNKISSVFFAVGTLLLCVFFASKINFEEDINQIIPKNEKSDLTAKVLKQLNFSDKVIVIIENKSKEENFQLSETADTFLTKIEPLQKYIGSVQGKVNDNEISETFDFVNQNLPLFLNENDYKEIERKLQKDSIAKQVESNYVSLVSPTSLVTKEFIKKDPLGITFLGIKKLSALNISKDFKLEDNYIVTKDGKNLLLFIDPKNKSNDTKNNETFVNQLNEIKDGINIQFKGKTEISYFGSPVIAVANAQQIKKDIQNTVIISMTVLLILLIYYFRNIFTPLIVFLPTVFSVLLALLILYFIKDKISAISLSVGAILIGITIDYALHILTHYKHNNNIEELYKEITKPIVLSSATTAVSFLCLVFVRSEALKDLGLFAAITVILSSVTALIIVPQLYKPKKKEHNLNTNFIDKIGSYPYEKNRPLIIGCSVIILACLFGFRHVGFNEDIGDLNYIPKDLKISEAKLEKLSDITSKSIYTISYGNSEGEALARNSQLSQFLEKEKQEGKILSYNSLGNIVLSEKDQQKKIEEWKKFWDENKKLQTVAELIKNGNQFGFNSSAFDQFNENLNKNYSTLTLKDYEKVKALQISEFLSNENGFYTVSNVVKVDEKKRDIFITDVEKKHDALAIDRQQMNENFLGLLKNDFNTLINYSLLAIILTIIVFFRNFELTVLTMFPIVLTGVVTAGILYFLGLELNIFSTVVCTLVFGVGDDFSIFLTQAMQKEHTNGKNELPTYRTSIILAVFTTILSIGSLIFAKHPALHSLALVALIGMFSVIIITSTLYPFWFRLLITNRAKKGLSPITFRLFLNSVISFLYYGLGGLLFSAIGSIFVKNSKGKTLNIIKLILAKFLTSVLYSNPFVKKRVIKNPNEDLSKPAVIIANHTSFLDTLALAMTTHKIIYLVNDWVYNSPIFGKLVRALGFYPVSQGIENGMHQLKEKIKQGYSLVVFPEAERSYTNDIKRFHKGAFYIAEEFGLDVVPVYIHGNSEVQPKGDFIIFDGSITVKIGNRIHKDDISFGKNYSERTKKINAYFREEFTKLRNELEDENYFKKKLFLSYLYKDNEVVQEVQEDFNQNKSVYFELNKHLPKEANILHYANDYGQKDVLLTLQQPSRKMFTIIKDDDRRATAEQTYLVKRRKINYIKDTTEITKKIDVLLVSDENFDINTVAQLPEMIIFVNVKENSLNHTNFSLKFSSESLKVFSLK
- a CDS encoding dialkylrecorsinol condensing enzyme DarA: MQKNILVIYYTQTGQLEDIVRNVAKPFEAKKDEYNVTYYNIRMKEDFPFPWPNDVFFNTFPESYLQIPSEIVPPSEDLLNKKYDLILFGYQVWYLTPSIPIISFLKSSYAAKIFKDTPVVTISGTRNMWMLSQEKLKVYLKDFNAKLVGNIALVDRHDNYTSVLTVIRWMIGGQKEKSGILPAAGVSDKEINESGKFGEIIERHFRNNKLGTLQPELVKNGAVEIRAFLVRVEKVGNKIFTIWSGLIMKKKEKRPLLIKFFKVYLMAAIWIISPIVLVLHLLTTPIFWFKRKKQREYLQGINIK
- a CDS encoding beta-ketoacyl-ACP synthase III; this encodes MYDVFITKASKYLPNEPVSNDEMETYLGYINDAKSKAKALILRNNKITTRYYALDKEGNPTHTNAQITARAIEGLFDENFKKEDMKLLSVGTTSPDQIQPSHASMVHGELNIGKSIEINTATGLCNSGMNALNYGFLSIKAGVQDAAVCAGSERMSAWMTADKFNHEAENLVLLEERPIIAFKREFLRWMLSDGAGAFLLENKPRENETNLKIEWIDFYSYAHEIEACMYAGCEKQEDGSLKSWADYPSDEWLKQSIFALKQDTKILDKYILVKGAESLRSSFDKHNLDPESVDHVLAHISSGYFKEGLKEEFANVGLDFPWEKWYYNLSEVGNIGAGSIFVALEELINSGKLKKGEKVLLCVPESGRFAYSCALLTVC
- a CDS encoding ABC transporter permease, with product MEIKEENIINIHNFLPHREPMLMADYILELTPEKVITSFEIKEDNVFVHDHKFVEAGLVENLAQTCSSILGQSFFENPDADTKVIGFITNIKKIEIFALPEVGNKIISKASLISQFENICNIFCETFINDELLIRAEINLFIQEVKP
- a CDS encoding BtrH N-terminal domain-containing protein, whose translation is MKLNFEHHQTAHCENGVASNLLLNKGLKLSEPMIFGIGSGLFFVYLPFLKVNFAPGFSYRPMPGAIFSKAAKRLGIKIKREKFSNPAEAQKALERNLDQNIPTGLQVGVFNLTYFPEEYKFHFNAHNLVVYGKEDGKFLISDPVMDYVTTLSEAELEKVRYAKGALPPKGHMYYPTYIPEHVNLEEAIKKGIKDTCKNMLAPVPIIGVKAMRWVAKNIPKWADKKGTKVTNHYLGQLIRMQEEIGTGGGGFRFIYGAFLQEAAVILKNDQLKELSKEITTIGDLWRDFAVDIARVYKNRNSKSDIYNQLSKTMLHIADLEEAFYKKLRKAI
- a CDS encoding ABC transporter ATP-binding protein, which translates into the protein MENLIEIKNLYKKYKSAEEFSVNDISLTIEKDEIYGILGPNGAGKTTLISMLSGLVKPTSGSFKINGLSPQKDGFKLRQIIGIVPQEYALYPTLTAKENLMYFGSLYGLSHKNLKKAIDESLEIMGLSKFADKKVEQFSGGMKRRCNLIAGTLHNPKVLFLDEPTVGVDVQSKKAIIDYLFDLNKQGTCIIYTSHHLSEAEEFCTKIAIIDHGKIHAVGTPEELVNRVASAENLEDVFISLTGKELRDVVV
- a CDS encoding ABC transporter permease, whose translation is MLWYKLWRSFVKEVLLLKRDIGGIVIIFVMPLLLIVTITLIQDSTFRNLEGSKIPIIFIDKDQSEISKNIKQELENSKTFELLTNYNEKSAQEAVFGGDYQMAIVIPENLTKDLNSNIESKVQTIVSSFGLEENSGKVQIPPVKAKDIHLYFDPATNIGFKNNVMNSVNKMVFEIENKKIYKAFQDQLGTTENLEESKNLISFKEITPKKGKIEAIPNSVQHNVPAWALFAIFFIVVPLSINLVKEKSQGTSVRARISPTPYFIHILGKTFTYLIICIIQFLLMVAVGIYLFPYMDLPQFDVTGKMFPLIVVTLFSGLAAIGFGVLLGTIADTQEQSAPFGATSVVVLAAIGGIWVPVFLMPEFMQNIAKFSPMNWGLNAYYDIILRNSGIGGIAKELTFLFLFYLAMVGISLIYEKKQHAV
- a CDS encoding acyl-CoA thioesterase, which produces MQSKDLTCTEEVRVRFNETDPLGIVWHGHYIVYFEDGREAFGRQHGLTYLDIQKAGYVTPIVKSTCEHFLPLKYGETFKIVTTFVNSTSAKLIYKYELFNEENKLVCSGETIQVFLDSDNNLCLYNPEFFQAWKDKMGLS